From the Psychrobacillus sp. FSL K6-4046 genome, one window contains:
- a CDS encoding EsaB/YukD family protein, protein MYIEITVDLSKYNGKVIDLRLSDYYTMKKMIDIAWQAASISNPKREGHWIRVVNKDKLFPGHLTMSECGITTGDRIEII, encoded by the coding sequence TTGTATATAGAAATTACAGTTGACCTTTCAAAGTATAACGGGAAAGTTATTGACCTCCGACTATCTGATTACTACACGATGAAAAAGATGATTGATATTGCGTGGCAGGCCGCTTCCATTTCCAACCCAAAGCGTGAGGGTCATTGGATACGCGTGGTAAACAAGGATAAATTATTCCCTGGGCATTTAACAATGTCTGAATGCGGCATTACGACCGGCGACCGAATTGAAATCATTTGA
- a CDS encoding WXG100 family type VII secretion target translates to MSGIIRVTPAELDAMASRYSHESSEVASQIGRLDGMIGELQSMWEGASSAAFAEQYERLKPHFNDMRELLSEVSVQLSRTGQALQDADQQIASQIRG, encoded by the coding sequence ATGTCAGGAATTATTCGCGTAACACCAGCTGAGTTGGATGCAATGGCATCACGTTACAGTCATGAGTCAAGTGAGGTTGCTTCTCAAATCGGTCGTTTGGACGGTATGATCGGTGAATTGCAATCTATGTGGGAAGGTGCTTCTAGTGCAGCCTTTGCTGAACAATATGAAAGACTTAAGCCACATTTCAATGATATGCGTGAGCTATTAAGCGAAGTTAGCGTACAGTTAAGCCGCACTGGTCAAGCTCTACAAGATGCAGATCAACAAATTGCAAGCCAAATCAGAGGGTAA
- a CDS encoding DinB family protein: MNVYCKGVFKEMDLAVNSIIKLIETLSDEDLNIKPTEGKWSIGELLSHMSVICKADYLIGAGASEEEMDRFYEEAEPETNRKAIADALINNYNYLKNGIAGLREDELLQETTSFFGVVHSRYEWLLDTQAHLFHHRGQLHSMIVHVLKQEPNIQLFE; encoded by the coding sequence ATGAACGTTTACTGTAAAGGTGTTTTTAAAGAGATGGATTTGGCGGTTAACTCTATTATTAAGTTGATAGAGACTTTGAGCGATGAAGATTTAAATATTAAACCAACTGAAGGAAAATGGTCGATTGGAGAGCTACTATCGCACATGTCAGTTATATGTAAAGCCGACTATCTGATTGGAGCTGGAGCTTCGGAGGAGGAGATGGACCGTTTCTATGAGGAAGCTGAGCCGGAAACGAATCGGAAGGCAATAGCTGATGCTCTAATTAACAATTATAACTATCTAAAAAACGGCATAGCAGGATTACGGGAAGATGAGCTGTTACAGGAAACGACTTCATTTTTTGGAGTAGTTCATTCACGTTATGAATGGCTATTAGATACTCAAGCTCACCTGTTTCATCACCGTGGGCAGCTGCACTCAATGATTGTTCATGTTCTAAAACAAGAACCGAATATCCAATTGTTTGAGTAA
- a CDS encoding 3-hydroxybutyryl-CoA dehydrogenase: MMKIGVLGAGTMGNGIAQVMASAGHEVTLCDIDNEILRTAASTIDANLWRLYKKENKEFSEIGRVLSRITLTTDKTKLAGLDIVIEAILENRDIKKRVFAELDAICDPKTILASNTSGLSITEIGSATGRPDRVIGMHFFNPVPVMKLVEIIKGSETSDETYDTVKKLVEDSGKESITILDAPLFVVNRILVPMINEAIFVLGEGIASAEDIDKGMVLGTNQPIGPLALADLIGLDTLLSVAETLFEETGDTKYRVAPLLRKYVRAGKLGRKTGRGFYTY, from the coding sequence ATGATGAAAATTGGTGTATTAGGTGCAGGTACCATGGGAAATGGCATTGCACAAGTAATGGCTTCAGCGGGACATGAGGTCACGCTTTGTGATATTGATAACGAGATACTAAGAACAGCGGCATCTACAATCGATGCTAATTTATGGAGGCTTTATAAAAAGGAAAATAAAGAGTTTAGTGAGATTGGGCGGGTACTAAGCAGAATTACGCTCACTACTGATAAAACCAAACTAGCAGGACTTGATATAGTAATAGAGGCTATATTAGAAAATCGTGATATTAAGAAAAGAGTCTTTGCTGAACTGGATGCAATTTGTGACCCAAAAACCATTTTAGCTTCCAATACCTCTGGTTTAAGTATTACGGAAATAGGATCCGCAACTGGGAGACCTGACCGTGTCATTGGGATGCATTTCTTTAATCCTGTGCCAGTCATGAAATTAGTAGAAATCATAAAAGGCTCTGAAACTAGTGATGAAACATATGATACCGTAAAAAAACTAGTAGAAGACAGCGGAAAAGAAAGCATTACTATATTAGATGCTCCGTTATTCGTCGTAAATCGTATATTAGTTCCAATGATCAATGAAGCTATCTTCGTTCTAGGAGAAGGCATCGCTTCTGCTGAAGATATAGATAAAGGGATGGTGTTAGGAACAAACCAACCAATTGGTCCACTAGCGCTAGCGGATCTTATCGGATTGGACACACTTTTATCAGTAGCAGAGACATTATTTGAAGAAACTGGAGACACCAAATATCGAGTTGCCCCCCTATTAAGAAAATATGTTAGAGCCGGTAAGCTAGGTCGAAAAACGGGCAGAGGCTTCTATACGTATTAA
- a CDS encoding acetyl-CoA C-acetyltransferase produces MKTVYLIDGARTAFTSFGGSFAQVKADDLGAATAREAMKRSGVGPDQIDHVIYGNVIHSSTNAAFLSRHIGLKAGIPVEVPAMNVNRLCGSGCQSIVSGAQMILLGEANIVLAGGAENMSMSPYANFTARFGGSKMGTMKYEDMVLSTLTDEYIGSGMGMTAEKLAEQYSSSREEQDEFALLSQKRAAHAQESGRFAEEIVAVEVPSRKGTIMVDQDEHIKGEVTQEKLASLKPSFMQNGTVTAGNASGINDGAASVIIASGEAVEKHELKPLAKIISWGIAGVDPSIMGIGPVPAIKQALARAEMTLEEIDLIEVNEAFASQYLAVEKELGLDRDKTNVNGGAIALGHPVGASGTRVFLSLAYELKRRGLKYGVASLCIGGGQGIAVIIENVN; encoded by the coding sequence ATGAAAACAGTTTATTTAATAGACGGAGCAAGGACAGCATTTACGAGCTTTGGAGGATCCTTTGCTCAAGTTAAAGCAGATGACTTAGGTGCAGCAACAGCAAGAGAAGCAATGAAACGATCTGGAGTCGGGCCGGATCAAATCGATCATGTCATATATGGAAACGTCATTCATTCTAGTACGAACGCAGCTTTCCTTTCACGTCATATCGGATTAAAGGCGGGTATACCAGTAGAGGTTCCAGCGATGAATGTGAATCGCTTATGTGGCTCCGGCTGTCAATCAATTGTATCGGGTGCTCAAATGATCTTGTTAGGCGAAGCGAATATTGTTCTCGCAGGTGGTGCTGAAAATATGTCGATGTCTCCCTATGCAAATTTTACTGCTAGATTTGGTGGTAGTAAGATGGGGACAATGAAGTATGAGGATATGGTGCTTAGCACGTTAACGGATGAGTATATAGGAAGTGGCATGGGGATGACTGCTGAGAAGCTAGCAGAGCAATATAGCTCATCTCGAGAAGAGCAGGACGAGTTTGCCTTACTTAGCCAAAAACGAGCAGCTCATGCACAGGAATCGGGCAGATTTGCAGAGGAAATAGTAGCTGTAGAGGTTCCTTCTAGGAAGGGAACTATAATGGTGGATCAGGATGAGCATATTAAGGGTGAAGTTACTCAGGAAAAACTGGCATCCCTTAAGCCTTCCTTTATGCAAAATGGAACCGTGACGGCGGGTAATGCTAGTGGTATTAATGATGGAGCGGCTTCGGTTATTATAGCAAGCGGTGAGGCCGTGGAGAAGCATGAGCTTAAGCCTTTAGCTAAGATTATCTCGTGGGGGATAGCGGGCGTTGATCCGTCCATTATGGGGATTGGTCCCGTACCGGCAATTAAACAAGCACTTGCTCGTGCAGAAATGACGTTAGAGGAAATAGATTTAATAGAAGTAAATGAAGCCTTTGCCTCTCAGTATTTAGCGGTAGAAAAGGAGTTAGGATTAGATAGAGACAAAACAAATGTCAATGGAGGAGCAATTGCACTAGGTCACCCAGTTGGGGCAAGTGGTACTCGTGTCTTCCTTTCTTTAGCATATGAGCTTAAGAGAAGAGGGTTAAAATATGGAGTCGCAAGTCTTTGTATTGGTGGTGGCCAGGGAATTGCCGTCATTATAGAGAATGTAAATTAA
- a CDS encoding long-chain fatty acid--CoA ligase, whose translation MLITEQLASHVKERPNHIITQFNGREITYSAFYEKAKRLAGFFQAKGYKQEDVIALYLNNSDYFLICYYACQLGGFTVMPVNTKLAAPEIEYIFKHSEAKTLVYDVRLEPVLHEIPETFEGFLHTIQVGGDNTLEAIFADSSLVMNEVAINEQQTSVIFYTSGTTGKPKGVMLSAQNVYATAQIWGEAMDLNERDRMQIVAPLFHCAASHVFSIPVIYAGGTIVIEEAFSPEQALTTMEQEKVTIFFGVPAMYSILLNTSKIKQIELPSLRLLTYGAAPMPYELVRKVKSLLPNVKVQNLYGQTENSPAATTLKDHFALDKVGSVGEALPKTEVQVVDEFGDPLPHGQVGEIVVKGPQVMKGYLKNEEETNRAIQNGWLYSGDLGRFDEDGLLYIVDRKKDMIIRGGENVYPVEVEEVLYQVPELLEAAVVGVPHTVYGEVPKAFVVLKDGNEITEEEILAFCSKRLAKFKMPVEVDFMESLPRNASGKVLKNSLRNS comes from the coding sequence ATGTTAATTACTGAACAATTGGCATCACATGTAAAAGAGCGACCTAATCACATTATTACGCAATTCAATGGAAGAGAGATTACTTATTCCGCATTTTATGAAAAAGCAAAACGGCTTGCTGGCTTTTTTCAAGCAAAGGGCTATAAACAAGAGGATGTTATCGCCCTATATTTAAATAACTCGGATTACTTTTTAATCTGTTATTATGCATGTCAGCTCGGTGGTTTTACAGTTATGCCGGTTAATACAAAGCTTGCTGCACCTGAAATTGAATATATATTCAAGCATTCGGAGGCGAAGACACTCGTTTATGATGTTCGATTGGAACCTGTATTGCATGAAATACCGGAGACATTTGAAGGATTTTTACACACCATACAGGTTGGTGGGGATAATACACTAGAGGCTATATTTGCAGATTCAAGCTTAGTTATGAATGAAGTCGCTATAAATGAACAACAGACAAGTGTCATTTTTTATACGTCTGGCACAACTGGGAAGCCAAAAGGGGTCATGCTTTCTGCTCAAAATGTATATGCGACCGCACAAATATGGGGAGAAGCAATGGATCTGAATGAAAGGGATCGAATGCAGATTGTTGCACCGCTATTTCATTGCGCAGCGAGTCATGTCTTTAGCATTCCAGTAATTTATGCGGGAGGGACAATTGTCATAGAGGAGGCATTTTCTCCGGAGCAGGCGTTGACTACAATGGAGCAAGAGAAAGTTACTATATTTTTTGGAGTACCTGCGATGTACAGTATTTTACTGAACACGTCAAAAATTAAACAAATAGAGCTTCCAAGTTTGAGACTATTGACTTATGGTGCTGCTCCAATGCCTTATGAGCTCGTTCGAAAGGTGAAATCTTTATTGCCAAATGTAAAGGTTCAAAATCTCTACGGGCAAACAGAGAATTCTCCGGCAGCAACAACCTTAAAGGACCATTTTGCACTGGATAAGGTCGGGTCTGTAGGAGAAGCACTACCGAAGACAGAAGTTCAAGTGGTTGATGAGTTTGGAGATCCGTTACCACATGGCCAGGTAGGAGAAATTGTCGTGAAGGGTCCTCAGGTGATGAAAGGTTATTTAAAGAACGAGGAGGAAACGAATCGGGCAATCCAAAATGGTTGGTTATATAGCGGGGATTTAGGTAGGTTTGATGAAGATGGCCTGCTTTATATTGTTGATCGAAAGAAGGATATGATTATCCGAGGCGGAGAGAATGTTTATCCCGTGGAGGTGGAAGAAGTTCTCTATCAAGTTCCCGAGCTGCTAGAGGCGGCAGTTGTTGGAGTCCCTCACACAGTGTATGGGGAAGTGCCTAAGGCGTTTGTTGTTTTAAAAGATGGAAATGAGATAACGGAGGAAGAAATATTGGCATTTTGTTCTAAACGCTTGGCAAAATTTAAAATGCCAGTAGAGGTCGACTTTATGGAAAGCCTTCCTAGAAATGCGAGTGGAAAGGTTTTAAAGAATTCTCTTCGAAACAGTTAG
- a CDS encoding TetR/AcrR family transcriptional regulator, with product MAISPNKIRKKKEEIILSAVRIMNEKGHQRATMEEIAAELQMTKGSLYYYFRNKEDLIFRCHELVLEQAIDELREAFHSNVSNEVRLRQMIAIHVKYAVKEKESFNMIIKPDETFSTDHLHPILKKRNEYEGWFDRVILAGIECGDFNINEPKIVRMMLLGALNWIQQWYKKAGDKSLEELQQIYSDYLLKVMK from the coding sequence TTGGCAATCTCACCAAATAAAATTAGGAAAAAGAAAGAGGAAATTATACTTTCTGCAGTGAGGATCATGAATGAAAAGGGACATCAGCGAGCGACGATGGAAGAAATCGCAGCAGAGCTTCAAATGACGAAGGGGTCACTCTACTATTATTTTAGGAATAAGGAGGATTTGATCTTCCGATGTCATGAGCTTGTACTTGAGCAGGCAATTGACGAGCTTCGCGAGGCTTTTCATTCCAACGTTTCCAACGAAGTAAGGCTTCGCCAAATGATTGCTATTCATGTGAAATATGCAGTAAAGGAAAAGGAATCCTTTAACATGATTATTAAGCCGGATGAAACATTTTCAACGGATCACCTTCATCCCATCTTAAAGAAAAGAAATGAGTACGAGGGCTGGTTCGACCGAGTAATTCTTGCTGGTATAGAATGTGGAGATTTCAATATTAATGAACCTAAAATTGTACGAATGATGCTATTGGGTGCTCTAAATTGGATTCAGCAATGGTATAAGAAGGCTGGAGATAAATCTCTAGAAGAATTGCAACAAATTTATAGTGATTATTTATTGAAGGTAATGAAGTGA
- a CDS encoding acyl-CoA dehydrogenase family protein encodes MKAAFLTEEHELFRKSLRRMLDKEAYPFYEEWETKREIPRSFWLKMGENGFLCPWVDEAYGGLGLDFSYSMVLTEELERVGQGLASGMCLHSDIVSPYIAELGTEEQKQRWLPRCVTGELINAIGMTEPGAGSDLAGIKTTARRDGDYYILNGEKTFITNGTIADFAIIVCKTDPSAQPAHRGISLLVVEKDMEGFKHGKKLDKIGIHSGDTGELIFEDVRVPVDNLLGEEGKGFYYLMQNLQQERLIVAIQCQVEAEEMLRITLDYIKNRKAFGQSISKFQNTQFKIAEMATEIDIGRTYINSLTARHIAGEDLVKEVAMAKWWISEMAKRVAAECLHLHGGYGYMEEYEIARRYRDIPVASIYAGTTEIMKMIIAKKLDL; translated from the coding sequence GTGAAGGCTGCGTTTTTGACAGAGGAGCATGAGCTATTTCGGAAGTCTTTAAGGAGAATGCTAGATAAGGAGGCATATCCTTTTTACGAGGAGTGGGAGACGAAGCGGGAGATTCCTCGTTCGTTTTGGTTGAAGATGGGGGAGAACGGCTTTTTGTGTCCATGGGTTGATGAGGCGTATGGAGGTTTAGGGTTAGATTTCTCGTATTCTATGGTTCTAACGGAGGAGTTGGAGCGTGTTGGTCAAGGGTTGGCAAGTGGTATGTGTCTTCACTCGGATATTGTAAGCCCTTACATTGCGGAGCTTGGGACAGAGGAACAAAAGCAAAGGTGGCTGCCACGTTGCGTTACTGGGGAGCTTATCAATGCTATTGGAATGACGGAACCGGGTGCAGGATCTGATTTGGCGGGTATTAAAACAACAGCTCGTCGCGATGGTGACTATTATATTTTAAATGGAGAAAAGACGTTTATAACGAATGGGACGATTGCTGACTTTGCAATTATCGTTTGTAAGACGGACCCTTCCGCACAGCCCGCGCATAGAGGCATCAGCTTGCTTGTCGTGGAAAAAGACATGGAAGGATTCAAGCATGGGAAGAAGCTCGATAAAATCGGTATTCATAGCGGTGATACTGGTGAGTTGATATTTGAGGACGTTCGAGTCCCAGTAGACAATTTATTAGGGGAGGAAGGCAAAGGTTTTTATTATTTAATGCAAAACCTTCAGCAGGAACGACTAATTGTAGCTATTCAATGTCAGGTAGAAGCGGAGGAAATGCTTCGAATCACACTAGATTACATAAAGAATAGAAAAGCATTTGGTCAGTCTATCAGTAAGTTTCAAAATACCCAGTTTAAAATAGCTGAAATGGCAACGGAAATTGATATCGGGAGAACTTATATTAACTCATTAACTGCTCGTCACATCGCTGGAGAGGATTTAGTGAAGGAAGTGGCGATGGCCAAATGGTGGATTAGTGAAATGGCGAAGCGAGTGGCTGCAGAATGCTTACATTTGCATGGAGGATATGGGTATATGGAAGAGTACGAGATTGCTAGAAGATATCGGGATATTCCCGTAGCTAGTATTTACGCAGGTACCACTGAGATTATGAAGATGATTATTGCTAAAAAGCTAGATTTGTAA
- a CDS encoding mechanosensitive ion channel yields MFDELYWRNTLHFLPELLLALLVLLIGFFVAKLLENATFKLLRKYRVNERLGNIKGEWSVEKILSKVVFFIVLIFAFILFFSILNMGNLVSPFVSMYSGITGGVLNILKAGLILLFAWVLATLVKKVIKMTGNRFSLNKYIMKTGGDPSKVDQVKWTDTAANVAYYLIFLLFIPAVLNALGIDGLSGPLEVMLASFFNFIPKLVSAAIVFAIGWFVAKLVRTLVEKFLQAAGADKLADKMKLSSFIEGTSLSKIVGIVVFVLIIIPVSITALEILDLQGISQPAIAMLNNILAMLPKIFVAIVLVLVGIVVAKWVKDVVVTLLQNLGINSIFGKMGFASTGGSAPSFAAIIGTIVQVFIILLFVVEALQVLELEFMVTLGTAIFAYLPHVLAAVVILAVGFWLASLVEKLVGSVMKHSSGTPHFLRYVAKYAILAFAFFMALSQLGIAAAIINSAFILILGGVALAFGLAFGLGGREHAARYLSKMEKSIEDADVSKERYKAEAKGMKESFKENFRDPSEAEKSLRRGKGPHIDEVKPVGDFEPQNGVDTPTENPMDAAHEEDSPSTGYNIPSTDDLHPYDDLPSNDDDNRNK; encoded by the coding sequence ATGTTTGATGAATTATATTGGAGGAACACCCTTCACTTTTTACCAGAGCTTTTATTAGCATTATTGGTCTTATTAATAGGTTTTTTTGTAGCTAAGCTACTAGAAAATGCTACCTTTAAGCTTTTAAGGAAGTACCGTGTCAATGAAAGACTTGGCAATATTAAGGGTGAGTGGTCAGTAGAGAAAATTCTTAGTAAGGTAGTTTTCTTTATTGTATTAATCTTTGCATTTATCCTGTTCTTTTCTATTTTAAATATGGGTAATTTAGTATCTCCATTTGTCTCTATGTATTCAGGGATTACAGGTGGTGTGCTAAACATTTTGAAAGCTGGTCTCATCTTATTGTTTGCATGGGTTCTAGCTACGCTTGTTAAAAAAGTTATTAAGATGACTGGAAATAGATTTAGTCTAAATAAATACATTATGAAAACCGGAGGAGACCCTTCCAAGGTAGACCAAGTTAAATGGACAGATACTGCTGCAAATGTGGCATATTATTTAATCTTCCTTTTGTTCATTCCGGCAGTACTAAACGCGCTTGGAATTGATGGATTAAGTGGACCTTTGGAAGTTATGCTTGCTAGCTTCTTTAATTTCATACCTAAGCTAGTGTCAGCTGCAATCGTGTTTGCAATCGGTTGGTTTGTAGCTAAGCTTGTACGTACATTAGTAGAGAAGTTTCTACAGGCTGCAGGAGCAGATAAGCTTGCAGATAAAATGAAGCTTTCTAGTTTCATCGAAGGTACGAGTCTTTCTAAGATTGTAGGAATCGTTGTATTTGTATTAATCATTATTCCGGTTTCCATTACTGCATTGGAAATTTTAGATTTACAAGGCATTTCACAACCAGCAATTGCAATGTTAAATAATATTCTAGCAATGCTGCCTAAGATTTTCGTAGCAATAGTACTAGTGCTTGTAGGTATTGTTGTTGCTAAGTGGGTCAAAGATGTGGTTGTTACTTTACTACAAAACCTTGGCATCAACTCGATATTTGGTAAAATGGGCTTCGCTTCCACTGGAGGATCCGCTCCTTCCTTTGCAGCAATAATTGGTACTATCGTTCAAGTGTTTATTATTTTATTGTTTGTAGTGGAAGCTCTACAAGTGTTAGAACTAGAGTTTATGGTTACTCTTGGAACAGCGATATTTGCTTATTTACCACATGTCCTTGCGGCAGTTGTTATATTGGCAGTAGGATTTTGGTTAGCAAGTTTAGTAGAGAAATTAGTAGGAAGCGTTATGAAGCATTCATCAGGTACTCCGCATTTCCTACGTTACGTTGCTAAGTACGCTATCTTAGCCTTTGCATTTTTCATGGCATTAAGTCAGTTAGGTATTGCAGCAGCAATCATTAACTCTGCATTTATCCTAATCTTAGGTGGAGTTGCTTTAGCGTTCGGTCTAGCGTTTGGTTTAGGTGGACGTGAGCACGCAGCTCGTTATTTAAGTAAAATGGAAAAAAGTATTGAGGATGCAGACGTTTCAAAGGAAAGATATAAAGCGGAAGCTAAGGGAATGAAAGAATCATTTAAAGAAAATTTCCGTGATCCTTCAGAAGCAGAAAAAAGTTTAAGAAGAGGAAAAGGGCCACATATCGATGAGGTTAAACCAGTCGGAGACTTCGAACCACAAAATGGTGTAGATACTCCTACAGAAAACCCTATGGATGCAGCTCATGAAGAGGATTCACCGAGCACTGGATATAACATCCCGTCAACAGATGATTTACATCCATATGATGATCTTCCTTCAAATGACGACGATAACAGAAATAAATAA
- a CDS encoding STAS domain-containing protein: protein MNEILTVSEYLVKNAETIGEELTKRVVAEAQSMDENINIEPYITTKKRNQELISILGAALNKPKNIAEEELAHWINEVRSDEIANFSSFSAHIATTVKSRTIFLEYLNEICLSLHVTSESIVSINSQISYLFDVWMVNKMHVYEDHREQMIIEHQRAINDLSAPIVPIQHGVAVLPLVGSIDYIRVQHLLTYVLPTIPDMDIDFLIIDFSGILTIDEEIAQHIFTIHNVLELLGIHVLFTGIRPNLSMVIVKAGIDFSSFQTFGSVKQAIESINNK, encoded by the coding sequence ATGAATGAAATTTTAACTGTGAGTGAGTACCTTGTAAAAAATGCAGAAACAATTGGAGAAGAGCTAACCAAACGTGTTGTTGCGGAAGCACAAAGCATGGATGAAAATATAAATATTGAACCATATATAACAACAAAAAAAAGAAATCAAGAACTTATATCCATTTTAGGAGCAGCGCTTAATAAACCTAAAAATATCGCTGAAGAGGAATTAGCTCATTGGATCAATGAAGTACGAAGTGATGAAATCGCTAATTTTTCAAGCTTTTCTGCCCATATCGCGACTACTGTTAAAAGTAGAACCATTTTTTTAGAATATCTGAATGAAATTTGTTTGTCGTTACATGTAACCTCAGAAAGCATTGTAAGCATCAACAGTCAAATTAGTTACTTGTTTGATGTATGGATGGTTAATAAAATGCATGTCTATGAGGACCATAGGGAGCAAATGATCATAGAGCATCAAAGAGCAATCAACGATTTGAGCGCTCCGATCGTACCAATTCAACATGGAGTAGCAGTTCTTCCTCTTGTTGGGTCTATAGATTATATTAGAGTACAGCATTTGTTGACCTATGTATTGCCTACCATTCCTGACATGGACATTGATTTTTTAATCATTGATTTTTCAGGTATTCTAACAATTGACGAGGAAATTGCTCAGCATATTTTCACCATTCATAATGTATTAGAGCTGCTTGGCATTCATGTGTTGTTCACCGGCATCCGACCTAATCTTTCCATGGTTATTGTCAAAGCAGGAATCGATTTTAGTTCCTTCCAAACCTTTGGTAGTGTAAAGCAAGCGATAGAAAGTATAAATAATAAGTAA
- the ytxJ gene encoding bacillithiol system redox-active protein YtxJ, producing the protein MTSYKEITSVDEWKDVLKLSDAQKILVLKHSTTCPISARAFREFESFDTPLEKYLVKVRESRPVSNEMESDLGVKHESPQVFLVGDGKAVWNASHHQINRTELAIATKSS; encoded by the coding sequence GTGACGAGTTATAAGGAAATTACGAGTGTTGATGAATGGAAAGATGTATTAAAGCTTTCTGATGCCCAGAAGATTTTGGTTTTAAAACACAGTACTACTTGCCCAATTAGTGCGAGGGCTTTTCGAGAATTTGAATCATTTGACACGCCATTAGAGAAGTATTTAGTTAAGGTGAGGGAGAGCAGACCGGTTTCAAATGAAATGGAGAGTGATTTGGGCGTTAAGCATGAGTCGCCACAGGTCTTTTTAGTCGGAGACGGGAAAGCTGTTTGGAATGCATCTCATCATCAGATCAATCGAACAGAGCTAGCAATCGCCACTAAATCTTCTTAA
- a CDS encoding YusW family protein, translating into MMINKKRALIITSILSTTFLLGACNDNNDENDENVLKSDVVEPNPVDDSAQVVTNPETDYGFQEFTLIIDTPDNEDAVIVEYKLDSSSAVYKNMHTAVNAEGEGAAETLDPIFKDLNLTKEMNTEDVVEEVSKAFEVEDFTAFNLDIQYDDGETKNYAVN; encoded by the coding sequence ATGATGATAAATAAAAAAAGAGCGTTAATAATTACATCCATTCTTTCAACTACATTCTTATTAGGAGCTTGCAATGATAATAACGATGAGAATGATGAAAATGTATTGAAATCCGACGTAGTTGAGCCAAACCCAGTTGATGATTCTGCACAAGTTGTTACTAATCCTGAAACAGACTATGGCTTCCAGGAATTCACTTTAATTATCGATACTCCAGACAACGAAGATGCTGTCATTGTAGAGTATAAATTGGACTCATCTTCAGCAGTTTATAAAAATATGCACACGGCTGTAAACGCAGAAGGTGAAGGAGCAGCTGAAACACTTGATCCTATCTTTAAAGACCTAAATTTAACGAAAGAAATGAATACGGAGGATGTAGTAGAAGAGGTTTCAAAAGCATTTGAAGTAGAAGACTTCACTGCGTTTAACCTAGACATCCAATATGATGATGGTGAAACAAAAAATTACGCAGTCAACTAA
- a CDS encoding divergent PAP2 family protein → MAKMNKGIITALSAIGLAQGLKVFTHKKITGEWDLKQAFTTGGMPSSHSAGVAALASYVAANRGTRHTETALAVVFGAIVMYDAQGIRRHTGEIAQLVNDLEENVVALSGNFPSFEVVKREEELKELLGHQPVEVLAGAALGTVFGILCARLEDR, encoded by the coding sequence ATGGCGAAGATGAATAAAGGAATTATAACGGCGTTATCAGCAATTGGATTGGCTCAAGGATTAAAGGTGTTTACCCATAAAAAAATTACTGGCGAATGGGATTTAAAACAAGCATTTACAACTGGTGGAATGCCAAGCTCTCATTCAGCAGGTGTAGCAGCTCTAGCTTCATATGTAGCAGCAAACAGAGGCACACGCCACACGGAAACAGCATTAGCAGTTGTGTTTGGAGCAATTGTTATGTACGATGCACAAGGTATTAGACGACATACTGGAGAAATCGCTCAGCTAGTGAACGATTTAGAGGAAAACGTTGTAGCTCTATCTGGAAATTTCCCTAGCTTTGAGGTTGTAAAAAGAGAAGAGGAACTAAAGGAATTACTAGGCCACCAACCAGTAGAGGTACTAGCTGGAGCAGCACTAGGCACAGTGTTTGGAATACTTTGCGCCAGACTTGAAGATCGATAA
- a CDS encoding DUF5658 family protein: protein MDTKIKSKATEQNRWHYTAILLLLLAICDSFITHFGLSNGYIEEANPLMRYMYETSILGFFSIKIILPILFILIITKLKPNAFLQLLIAGALFLYAFVLFKHIYWIYVLFIA from the coding sequence ATGGACACAAAAATTAAAAGTAAAGCTACAGAACAAAATAGATGGCATTACACAGCCATACTTCTTTTATTGTTAGCTATTTGTGATAGCTTTATCACCCATTTTGGTTTAAGCAACGGATATATAGAAGAAGCCAATCCACTGATGCGTTATATGTATGAAACGAGCATCCTTGGTTTTTTTTCGATTAAAATTATCTTACCGATTTTATTCATATTGATAATTACAAAATTAAAGCCAAATGCCTTTTTACAGTTACTTATAGCGGGAGCACTATTCCTATATGCCTTCGTCTTGTTCAAGCATATTTATTGGATATATGTACTCTTCATTGCATAA